Sequence from the Equus caballus isolate H_3958 breed thoroughbred chromosome 6, TB-T2T, whole genome shotgun sequence genome:
CCAGTATCAGTACCACACAAATGCAAAAGATttataataggggaaactgtgtgtgtgtggaaagagTATATaggaacttttattttcttctcaatttttctgcaaacctaaaactgctctaaaaaataaagtgttaattaaaaaaataatttagtcacttaaaacaataaataagatgGGTAGTGTGCAATTACGTACGCGTGTCTGCATGTGTTTTCTCATCTAGTATTACATGGGGCCAGAAATGATGCACCCAAACTGCTAAGATAGGGATTCAAAGGTGACAATCACAGTCCTGTCCCCGAGGATGGGGGGACACTCTTAAGTTCCTGTATAGTTTGAATTTGTATAAGGAACGTAAATTAGGCAAAAACAACGAATATGTTTCCACTTTTAAAATTTGGGGTTTCAGGAACAGTTCAGGAAGCGGGGAATATCTCTAAACACGCATCTTCAATAATGCAACTACTGCTCCATGGGTCAGGGCGTGCTACTGGTGTGACCGACAACCCTGAATCACGAGGTCAAGGATGGGTGGGTTCTGGGGCCCAGGCTCACCCAGTGTGGTCGTCAGCTGTTCCTTGGTGCCCCGATCCGGCGGAGGCATGAGGAGCCCCTTCCCCGAGGCCCGCGCTGGCCAGGGAGGACACAAGGGCTGCAGAGGCTGACCCCCGACCCCGCTGGCCGCCCGGTCTCCGGCGCGCATCCGCGCGCTCTCGCGGACCCTCTGGGTCCCCGGACCACGTTCGTCCCCTCGCGGGCACCCGCTCTGTGCCCCAACTACCCAGGGCGCCCGTACATAGGCGCGGACCTCTGGCGGGAAGCGGACGGCCGGACCCCGGGGCCACGTGGCGCCGAGGGCCTGGCGTAACGGGCAGAAGCAAGGCGTCCGGGCCTGCGGGCCCTGATCCCGCGCGCACTGGGCCCCATAGGGCCCCCCGCCCTCCCCGGAAGCGCCGCCAGACCCCCGCCGCCCAGCTCCCGCGCAGCGCCGCGCGCAACCCGCCGACCGGAAGCCGGAGGGCGTGGCCGGccaccgccccgcccccggcgggCCAATCAGCGCGCGAGGCTCATGAATAGTGAGCGCGCCGGCCCCGCCCTTCGCCCCTCGCGGCGCCGCCCGCCCGCGCAGACCCAGAGCGCGGCCGCGGACGAAGATGGCGACCGCCATGTACTTGGAGCACTACCTGGACAGTAAGCGCCCTCCGCGCGCCCCgggcccgccgcccgcgcgcAGCCCTCCCCACCGCGCCCCGCTGCGCGCCAAACCTCGCGCGGGGACCCCGGGGCTCGTGGGGGAGGCAGggcggccggcggcggcgggggcggcgggggcgcgcgcggggcggggccgcgaGAGTGGTGCGCGCGGGGGGCGCGGCGCGGGGGCTCGCCGTCATGGCCGCGCCAATTCCAGGTGCGTCACGGCGGGGCGGGGCCGACGGCGTGGGGCGGGGCCGGCGCGTCCAAGCCCCGCCCTCCCTGGCGGCCCCACCCACCCATGACCCTCCCCAAGTGGctaggccccgcccctccctgccaggccccGCCCCATCATCGACTAGCCACGCCCCTCCTGGCTAGGCCGCCGTTCTCTTCGACCCTGCCCCGCCCTCCCCACTTTAGCCTTAGGCCTTGGCCTCGTCCCGCTCTCCCCGCTGGGCCCCGCCCTCCTCGCctaggccccgcccctgccccgccccgcttGGCCCGGCTCCCATTTGCCCACGCGGGTGGTCAAGTCCCAACCTTGCATGGACTCTGGGTCGGCGGAGCGGGGCTCAGGGCTTTTGTGCCTGTTCGTGCTGTGACCTGGGAATCCACGGGGAGGCGATGCTGGCGGAGGGTCTCCCAGGGTGCCTGTCTCTGCTGGGTACCTGCAGGGCTGGTTAAGGTGTGGAGATCCTTGAGGCTCCTCCTGCGGGCTTCCTTCCGTCTACAGGTAGCATAGGTTGGACCCTCCTGACAACTCCTGAGCAGATGATTTTTTCTCGCATTTCTACAGAGAGAAAGTGGGCCACAGGCCCTGGAGAGTGGGGAGCCCACCTTTCAACCCTGCCCATCTGGCTCTGGCCGGGCGGTGGCCTAGGTGTGGGCTTGGATTGGGTGGCTGTAGAGTGCTGGGCTGCACTGCGGGTATTTACGGTCACTCAGGCCTGGCTGCCCAGAGCCCCACCTGAGGCTGCTGAGAGCTGAGAGTGAGACCCTGCTCTGTGGGAGACTGTGGGGATCCCCAAAGGGGCTGCCCCATCCTGGCCATTTGTTCTGCTGTCGGTGGAGGAGAAGCTCCTCCCTGCCACTGTCACCAGAGGCCTGCACCCACATGTCTGTTGGGGAGCACTGTGGCTTGCCCTTCATCCTGGTACCTGTCCAGTGCACCCCATAAAGAGGGTTTCAGAAATGTGAGTTCTGTCGTGCTCAGGGCCCCGGTGTGAAGGCTTGGGAATGGAGGCTTTCTCCCTccttgagcacctgctgtgtgccaggaaagCAAGCATGATCCCCATTTTCCTGGAACTTATTCTCAGATGGAGCAGTCGGAGTCTGTAAAGGCCAGCAGGTCATGAGAGAGTCAGGGGTGTGAGCGGGGGGCACTGGCCTGCAGAGCCCTAAGTGGGACAGAGCGGCGGGGACTGGGGAGCCTGGAGGCTGTGGAGGGAGTTCGTCTCACCCTCTGGGTGAGCTGGGACGCACTGGGGCTTTAAGTGGCAGCTTTGTAAGGTTGGATTAGCTCTTAAAATGATCGCCTGCACCTGGGGAGAGTGGAGGGCGGTCAGGACTGGACGCAGGAGCCCAGTCGGGCGTGTTGTGGCCATGCAGGTGGGTGGGGAGGTTGGCCTGAACTAGGAGGATGACAGTGCAGACAGGAAAGCAGCGTGGGGTGGGGTCCTCGACCTGCGCTGTCCAGCGTGGTCTGTTCAACTTCAAATTAATTAAACTTGAGTAGAATTAAGTTTAGTCCCTCTGTCATCCTAGCCCCATTTCAGTGCTCAGCAGCCCATGTGCCAGTGCCCGCTGTATCGGGCAGCTCAGAGAGAGAGCATTTCCATCCTTGCATCAAGTTCTACCAGACGTGCTGGTCTGCACTACCTGATGCACTGGAGTTCAGAGTCAGGTGGAGGGAAGATCAGGCAGCACCCTAGGGTTTGGACTTGCTCACGGTGCTGGGTTATCTGCAGGGGGAATGCCTGTGGAGGAGCCACTCGGGCCATCTTCCCTGCCTGTGCTCACAGCTCCTTTCTAAGTTCACCTCTAACTTCCCGAGCTTCTGACCACTTCTGAAGCGTGTCAGCCTATTCTCAGTGTTTGGTATGTGTCCCTCAGCAAAGATCCCTTAATCCTTCTCCTCCGCAAACCCTAACAGGAACAGAAGACAAAGTGGGCTTACTATTTGTAGACTTTAGGAAGTCTAAATCTGGAAGGCAGATGTCGTCCTGCCACTGAGAAGTACATGTCTCCGTGTTTCAGGTATCGAGAACCTTCCCTGCGAACTTCAGAGGAACTTCCAGCTGATGCGAGAGCTGGACCAGAGGACAGAAGGTGGGCTCAGGGGGCCGGCACGGTGGGCTGCGGCCCGGCTCTGGGCACTGGGAGGTGTCTTAGAGAGAGAGCTGACACTTTAAGATCAAGCTTAGCTCCTTGGATTCTCACACATCTTCACGTCCCATCTTTATGCCATCATCGCCTCCTTGCAGTCAAAACGTTCGttaccttttctttcctttaaaaaattttctgttttctgactaTGTGTGCCGAGTTTAAATAGATAGCACTTTCTGATCTCTTGATGTTTAACTTGCCATTTCTAAAAGTCATGTTTTTGCtgctatttcttattttattttc
This genomic interval carries:
- the LOC138915008 gene encoding collagen, type I, alpha 1a-like, which translates into the protein MAVAIFVRGRALGLRGRAAPRGAKGGAGALTIHEPRALIGPPGAGRWPATPSGFRSAGCARRCAGAGRRGSGGASGEGGGPYGAQCARDQGPQARTPCFCPLRQALGATWPRGPAVRFPPEVRAYVRAPWVVGAQSGCPRGDERGPGTQRVRESARMRAGDRAASGVGGQPLQPLCPPWPARASGKGLLMPPPDRGTKEQLTTTLALLRKGRVRTQ